In one window of Candidatus Delongbacteria bacterium DNA:
- a CDS encoding MCP four helix bundle domain-containing protein yields MLQNMKIGLRLGFSFGLLVVLLIIISYTSVSNLTKLEESIDLVVNDRIPKTEWANNVIDDVNLVARMVRNAILLEDKKEVEEQLKRRKEASANAVKFMEELKSTVKSDKGKELIKAIEKARDVYIPILEEIETYARENKDIEAAKLLFGEFRDAQNQYFNSVAELVNFQTELAHNDGMSSIEDAKNAINLVWIIAIVAFLLAIGAAIVVAKSITKPVNKLVNIANDFAHGKLNNTIDINSNDETGILANGFKLMQQVIQNLVTDINKLVNSINQGKLDSRGDVKKFEGDYATVLTGINDLVNAFVAPINVTAEYVDRIAKGDIPPKITDTYHGDFNEIKNNLNACIDVMKGLLSETDELISATKKGQLDKRGNAGKFVGDWGTLVSGINGLIDAFVAPINVTAEYVDRIAKGDIPPKITDTYHGDFNEIKNNLNACIDVMKGLLTETDELINATKKGQLDKRGNANKFVGDWGTLIGGINSLIDAFVAPINVTAEYVDRIAKGDIPPKITDTYYGDFNEIKNNLNGCIDSLNGLIYEMKNMSTEHDKGEIDIFIPIDKFHNAYKTMAQGINDMVNGHISVKKKAMACVAEFGKGNFDAPIEKFPGKKAFINDTIEAVRTNLKLISNQIRLLIEASKEGRLDTRGKEDGLDGDWKDMILGINQMIGIIVSVMRDVAENIDKVASGDLKATISANYQGEYLELKNTFNSMVNQLKDVILNVKAGAFQITTASSQVSATSQELSDGATEQASGIEETTSAVEEMAGSIQQNTENSASTNEMAKKAAQKAEDGGDAVEKTVVAMKDIAGKIGIIEDIAYQTNLLALNAAIEAARAGEHGKGFAVVAAEVRKLAERSQVAAQEISEITKESVVISEKAGKLIQEIVPEIQKTAQLVQEISAASQEQNTGIAQINTTMGNLDKLTQSNASAAEELASAAEEMSAQAEELTNLVDYFKVDDNGLMKGNISKVKSSSIEKSKNAKIIKNESSEVMKGKSVDKSNFTKF; encoded by the coding sequence ATGCTACAGAACATGAAAATTGGTTTAAGGCTTGGTTTTTCGTTCGGACTCCTGGTAGTTCTTCTGATAATTATCAGTTATACTAGCGTTTCGAATTTAACTAAACTTGAGGAAAGCATTGATCTTGTAGTTAATGATAGGATTCCTAAAACAGAGTGGGCAAATAATGTGATTGATGATGTTAACTTGGTTGCTCGAATGGTTAGAAATGCAATTCTTCTAGAGGATAAGAAGGAGGTTGAAGAGCAATTAAAAAGGAGAAAAGAAGCTTCTGCAAATGCAGTTAAATTCATGGAAGAGCTTAAATCTACCGTAAAATCTGATAAAGGAAAAGAGTTGATTAAAGCTATCGAAAAAGCTAGAGATGTTTATATTCCAATTTTGGAAGAGATTGAAACTTATGCTAGAGAGAATAAGGATATTGAAGCAGCTAAATTGTTGTTTGGTGAATTTAGAGATGCTCAAAATCAATACTTCAACTCAGTTGCAGAGCTTGTAAATTTTCAGACGGAGTTAGCTCATAATGATGGAATGAGTTCAATTGAAGATGCCAAAAATGCTATTAATTTAGTATGGATTATTGCGATTGTTGCTTTTTTACTTGCTATTGGAGCTGCTATAGTTGTTGCAAAAAGTATTACCAAACCTGTGAATAAGCTTGTTAATATAGCTAATGATTTTGCCCACGGTAAGCTCAACAATACTATTGATATTAATAGTAATGATGAAACAGGTATTCTTGCTAATGGCTTTAAACTCATGCAGCAAGTAATTCAAAATCTAGTAACAGACATCAATAAGCTTGTTAATAGTATAAACCAAGGTAAGCTCGATAGCAGAGGTGATGTCAAAAAGTTTGAAGGTGATTATGCTACTGTATTAACGGGTATAAACGATTTGGTTAATGCCTTTGTTGCTCCAATTAATGTCACAGCTGAATATGTCGATAGAATTGCCAAGGGAGATATTCCTCCAAAAATTACCGATACATATCACGGTGATTTCAATGAGATCAAAAATAATCTAAATGCTTGTATCGATGTTATGAAAGGTCTTTTGTCTGAAACAGATGAACTAATTAGTGCTACAAAAAAAGGTCAGCTTGACAAACGTGGAAATGCTGGAAAATTTGTAGGAGACTGGGGGACATTGGTTAGTGGTATTAATGGTTTAATTGATGCTTTTGTAGCTCCTATCAATGTTACAGCTGAATACGTAGATAGAATTGCCAAGGGAGATATTCCTCCAAAAATTACCGACACATATCACGGTGATTTCAATGAGATCAAAAATAATTTAAACGCATGCATTGATGTCATGAAAGGACTTTTGACAGAAACAGATGAGCTTATAAATGCGACAAAAAAAGGACAGCTTGATAAACGTGGTAATGCAAATAAATTTGTTGGTGATTGGGGAACATTGATTGGTGGAATAAACAGTTTAATAGATGCCTTTGTTGCTCCAATTAATGTAACAGCTGAATATGTTGATAGAATCGCCAAAGGAGATATCCCTCCAAAAATTACTGATACATATTACGGTGATTTCAATGAAATTAAAAATAATTTAAATGGTTGTATTGACTCACTTAATGGTTTAATATATGAAATGAAAAACATGTCAACTGAACACGACAAAGGTGAGATTGATATATTCATCCCAATAGATAAATTTCACAACGCATACAAAACAATGGCTCAAGGTATAAATGATATGGTCAATGGTCACATTTCTGTTAAGAAAAAAGCGATGGCTTGTGTGGCTGAATTTGGTAAAGGGAACTTTGATGCTCCTATAGAAAAGTTTCCTGGCAAAAAAGCATTCATAAATGATACCATTGAAGCTGTTAGAACTAATCTTAAGTTAATATCAAATCAGATCAGACTTCTAATTGAAGCTTCAAAAGAAGGAAGATTGGATACTCGAGGTAAAGAGGATGGTCTTGATGGTGATTGGAAAGATATGATTCTAGGAATAAATCAAATGATTGGTATTATTGTTTCAGTAATGAGAGATGTTGCAGAAAATATCGATAAAGTTGCATCCGGAGATCTGAAGGCAACAATTTCGGCAAATTATCAAGGGGAGTACTTAGAGTTAAAAAATACATTTAATAGTATGGTAAATCAGCTTAAAGATGTTATTCTAAATGTAAAAGCTGGTGCATTCCAAATAACTACAGCCTCTTCTCAAGTAAGTGCAACTTCACAGGAACTTTCTGATGGAGCAACAGAACAAGCAAGTGGAATCGAAGAAACAACCAGTGCCGTGGAAGAGATGGCAGGAAGTATTCAGCAAAATACTGAGAATTCAGCTTCAACAAATGAGATGGCAAAAAAAGCCGCTCAAAAAGCAGAAGATGGTGGAGATGCCGTTGAAAAGACTGTTGTTGCAATGAAAGATATTGCTGGTAAGATCGGGATTATTGAAGATATAGCATATCAGACCAATCTTCTTGCTTTAAATGCTGCAATAGAAGCTGCTAGAGCTGGTGAGCATGGAAAAGGATTTGCTGTTGTTGCTGCAGAAGTACGTAAACTAGCTGAACGTAGTCAAGTTGCAGCTCAAGAGATTAGCGAAATTACCAAAGAAAGTGTTGTCATAAGTGAAAAAGCTGGTAAGTTGATTCAGGAAATTGTTCCTGAAATACAGAAAACAGCTCAATTGGTACAGGAAATATCAGCAGCTAGTCAGGAACAAAATACTGGAATTGCCCAGATAAATACTACGATGGGTAATCTTGATAAGTTGACACAAAGTAATGCTTCTGCTGCTGAAGAGTTGGCTTCTGCTGCTGAAGAGATGAGTGCTCAAGCTGAAGAATTAACCAATCTTGTAGATTATTTCAAAGTAGATGATAATGGTCTGATGAAAGGTAATATTTCCAAGGTAAAGTCCTCCAGTATAGAGAAATCGAAAAATGCAAAAATTATTAAAAATGAATCCTCTGAAGTTATGAAAGGTAAAAGTGTGGATAAGTCTAACTTTACGAAATTCTAA
- a CDS encoding chemotaxis protein CheR → MAFTYFFRDYQTIELLVEKLLCYVQGRARINIWDAGCASGQEPFTLAIVLSEKMGRYSFKNVMIHASDIDISDSFREKIENGVYGKEDVERIPRHIFDRYFLQIDEQNFQISSNIRDRVKFFKHDLLSLSPIREDFSMILCKNVLLHFSPQDRAEVVKMYHNSLLLDGLLAMEHTQPIPDETASLFIREFANAQIYRKV, encoded by the coding sequence ATGGCGTTTACCTATTTTTTCAGAGATTATCAGACGATAGAACTTCTAGTAGAAAAACTTCTCTGCTATGTACAGGGAAGAGCTAGAATTAATATATGGGATGCTGGCTGTGCTTCGGGACAAGAGCCATTTACTCTTGCAATTGTATTATCTGAAAAAATGGGAAGATATTCTTTTAAAAATGTAATGATCCATGCCTCAGACATAGATATTTCTGATAGTTTTAGAGAAAAAATTGAAAATGGTGTGTATGGTAAAGAAGATGTAGAAAGGATTCCAAGGCATATTTTTGATAGATATTTTTTACAAATTGACGAACAAAATTTTCAAATATCATCAAATATTAGAGATAGAGTCAAATTTTTCAAACATGATCTTCTTTCTCTATCACCTATTAGAGAGGATTTTAGTATGATCCTTTGCAAAAATGTTCTTCTTCATTTCTCACCTCAGGATAGGGCTGAAGTTGTAAAAATGTATCACAATTCTCTACTTCTAGATGGATTGCTTGCTATGGAGCACACTCAGCCCATTCCGGATGAAACAGCTTCATTGTTTATAAGAGAATTTGCAAATGCACAAATCTACAGGAAAGTATAA
- a CDS encoding chemotaxis protein CheA, translating into MINEMLNDFRDETLEHLQLFEDNLLAVLNDGFTSETINAIFRAVHTIKGIAGMFNFTYIVDFTHVAESLLDKLRQNNVEVDSQKLSALLASKDHISDLINFALNNPDDQPDENGELAKVSKELISKLASFIKDKPIVDECGTEETIKIWKIKLNPSNSQTLFHGVEPAHFINYLNEMGSIEEMTTDLSKIPILDNFDPELYYLNHTVIFKSIAGLKEIEQVFNFISTLVTYEISRYDRRKTDVEDLSGNKNEKFVEKRILDDSPDKKVDLPETIIESRQEINLSNKQILKEEESNNEAQRDKTPKSNTLRVDSDRIDKLINLIGEMVIANANVVQKAISMKDKELLESTSVMTRMLEEIRESGMKMRMIPVGDTFNRFRRIVHDASLKLGKQIDLTIKGGETELDKTVIEKITDPLVHIIRNSVDHGIELPEERKTKGKSEIGKIMISAFHEAGSIAIQIADDGKGINKDVIYNKAIEKGMISAEEVLSEKEILSLIFKPGFSTAEQVTDLSGRGVGMEVVKKNIDALRGDIDIDTEIDSGTKMTIRLPLTLAIIDGFMVQVGSTSFIIPLDMLVECIELTDNHKKDMHGNNFINLRGKVLPLLKMADYFEEKSLGKRGNIVIVKYGEEMMGLIVDQLHGEFQTVIKPLGRLFQNVTGLSGATILGNGSVALILDIPILIQYAKSLKKKNNEEVYA; encoded by the coding sequence ATGATCAATGAAATGTTAAATGATTTTAGAGATGAAACCTTAGAGCACCTCCAGTTGTTTGAAGATAATCTTCTGGCAGTACTAAACGATGGTTTTACCTCTGAGACAATAAATGCGATATTCAGAGCCGTACATACTATAAAAGGCATTGCCGGTATGTTTAATTTTACCTATATAGTTGATTTTACGCATGTAGCAGAAAGTTTACTGGATAAATTAAGACAAAATAACGTTGAAGTTGATTCTCAAAAATTAAGTGCACTTCTAGCATCAAAAGATCATATTTCAGATTTAATAAATTTTGCTTTAAATAATCCCGATGATCAACCTGATGAAAATGGAGAATTAGCTAAGGTTAGCAAAGAATTAATTTCAAAATTAGCATCTTTTATCAAAGATAAACCTATTGTCGATGAATGTGGAACTGAAGAAACGATAAAGATTTGGAAGATAAAACTAAATCCAAGCAATTCTCAAACACTTTTTCATGGTGTAGAACCAGCTCATTTTATCAACTATTTAAATGAAATGGGTAGCATTGAGGAAATGACAACAGATCTTTCAAAAATTCCAATTCTAGATAATTTTGACCCAGAATTGTACTATTTAAATCATACTGTCATTTTCAAAAGTATTGCAGGTCTTAAGGAAATTGAACAAGTATTTAATTTTATCTCAACTTTGGTAACTTATGAAATATCTAGATATGATAGAAGGAAAACAGATGTTGAAGATCTTTCTGGTAATAAAAATGAGAAATTTGTTGAGAAAAGAATTTTGGATGATAGTCCAGACAAAAAGGTTGATTTGCCAGAAACCATTATTGAAAGTCGTCAAGAGATAAATTTAAGTAATAAACAAATTTTGAAGGAAGAAGAATCAAATAATGAAGCACAAAGAGATAAAACTCCTAAAAGTAATACTTTACGAGTTGATTCAGATAGGATTGATAAACTAATTAATCTTATTGGTGAGATGGTTATAGCCAACGCAAATGTTGTACAAAAGGCAATATCTATGAAAGATAAAGAACTTTTAGAATCAACTTCGGTTATGACAAGAATGCTTGAAGAGATCCGTGAAAGTGGCATGAAGATGAGAATGATTCCTGTAGGCGATACTTTTAATAGATTTAGAAGAATTGTTCATGATGCTTCACTAAAATTGGGCAAACAAATTGATCTAACCATAAAAGGTGGAGAGACGGAGCTGGATAAAACTGTAATTGAAAAAATTACAGATCCTTTGGTGCATATTATAAGAAATTCAGTTGATCACGGAATCGAATTACCTGAAGAGAGAAAAACCAAAGGAAAATCTGAAATAGGTAAAATTATGATAAGTGCATTTCATGAAGCAGGGTCAATTGCCATTCAAATTGCTGATGATGGAAAAGGAATTAACAAAGATGTTATCTACAATAAAGCTATAGAGAAAGGAATGATTTCTGCGGAGGAAGTACTTAGTGAAAAAGAGATTTTATCTCTTATTTTTAAACCAGGTTTTTCAACTGCTGAACAGGTAACAGATCTTTCAGGCAGGGGTGTAGGTATGGAAGTCGTGAAAAAAAATATCGATGCACTGCGGGGAGATATTGATATTGATACGGAAATTGATTCAGGTACAAAAATGACAATTAGACTTCCTCTTACTCTTGCCATAATTGATGGTTTTATGGTACAGGTAGGCTCTACATCATTTATTATACCATTGGATATGCTTGTTGAATGTATTGAACTTACTGATAATCATAAAAAAGATATGCATGGAAACAATTTTATCAATCTAAGAGGGAAAGTTCTTCCTCTACTAAAAATGGCGGATTATTTTGAAGAAAAATCTTTGGGTAAGAGAGGAAATATTGTCATCGTAAAATACGGTGAAGAGATGATGGGTCTGATAGTTGATCAACTTCATGGTGAATTTCAAACAGTTATAAAACCTCTGGGAAGACTGTTTCAAAATGTAACTGGTTTAAGTGGAGCTACAATACTAGGAAATGGAAGTGTTGCTCTTATCCTAGATATTCCTATTTTAATTCAATACGCAAAATCATTGAAGAAAAAAAACAATGAAGAAGTATATGCATAG
- a CDS encoding response regulator — MKKVLIVDDEKSIRITLGEFLTQDGYRVSQASDFEEAVQILKKEIHDVVILDIIMPRFSGLNLLDYIKKFNKNIQVILMTGGPSVESVSEAFRKKAFDYLIKPVNKTTILDTVERAFKQKHDVELENQIENLKSISFQKFSMVVEQSPISIVITDLKGNIEYVNQEFCNITGYSRNELIGNNPRILKTDNTSLEMYKNLWGSITSGKTWEGQFYNKKKDGSFFWEKAKISPLFDANKQIINFIGYKEDITVQKDLEQQVNKMQKLDSIGRLVGGISHDFNNILTVMSGYIDLMSTRIEKNSPIFPLFQKVETMINKAVSLTNKLLMYSKKETAKPIQLCINNSLTDFSKMLRRIIGEDIELVLDLEKDIKKIEADPIQIDQIVMNLIVNARDALHSTSNKDKKIIIRTSNFMIDENFIFENPGFKKGKYIKIDVIDNGIGICRDNLKKVFEPFYTTKGTEKGTGLGLAIVLGVTQQNNAFIKVESEINRGSIFTVFWPVLNEKRVQVLESSSVVDEHKIIKNSVATILVVEDDKELRELIVNSLGKRGFTVYATENGIDALKILVILQASSSFKIDLAFLDIVIPKMNVMDLTDELLKVYPNIKFLYTSGYNHAFLKDTNRIKEDFEYIKKPYRIEDVISVIIDKIEN; from the coding sequence ATGAAAAAAGTACTTATAGTAGATGATGAAAAAAGCATCAGAATAACACTTGGTGAATTCTTAACTCAGGACGGATACAGAGTTTCTCAAGCATCTGATTTTGAGGAAGCTGTACAAATTTTGAAAAAAGAAATTCATGATGTCGTGATTCTAGATATAATTATGCCAAGATTTTCAGGTCTTAACCTTCTTGATTATATTAAAAAATTCAATAAAAATATTCAGGTAATTCTCATGACTGGCGGTCCTTCTGTTGAATCGGTATCAGAAGCTTTCAGAAAAAAAGCCTTTGACTACCTAATTAAGCCTGTAAATAAAACAACAATATTGGACACAGTTGAAAGAGCTTTTAAACAGAAGCATGATGTGGAGTTAGAAAATCAAATTGAAAACTTAAAAAGTATATCATTTCAAAAGTTTTCGATGGTTGTAGAGCAAAGTCCGATTTCAATTGTGATTACTGATTTAAAGGGAAATATAGAGTATGTAAACCAAGAGTTTTGCAATATTACAGGCTACTCTAGAAATGAATTGATAGGAAATAATCCAAGAATTTTGAAAACAGATAATACGAGCTTAGAAATGTATAAAAATCTTTGGGGATCTATTACTTCAGGAAAAACTTGGGAAGGACAATTTTACAATAAAAAGAAAGACGGAAGCTTTTTTTGGGAAAAGGCAAAAATAAGTCCTCTTTTTGATGCAAATAAACAAATCATCAATTTTATTGGATATAAAGAAGATATTACTGTTCAAAAGGATCTAGAACAACAAGTTAATAAAATGCAGAAACTTGATAGTATAGGAAGACTTGTTGGGGGAATATCTCATGATTTTAACAATATTTTGACAGTAATGTCTGGTTATATTGATTTGATGAGTACTCGAATTGAGAAAAATAGTCCAATATTTCCGCTATTTCAAAAAGTTGAAACAATGATAAATAAGGCTGTTTCACTAACAAATAAGCTCCTAATGTACAGTAAAAAAGAGACTGCGAAACCTATACAACTATGTATTAACAACTCTTTAACTGATTTTAGTAAGATGTTGAGAAGAATAATTGGTGAGGATATTGAGCTGGTTTTGGACTTGGAAAAAGATATAAAAAAAATTGAGGCAGATCCAATTCAAATTGATCAGATAGTTATGAATCTAATAGTTAATGCCAGAGATGCCTTACATTCAACCTCCAATAAAGATAAAAAAATTATTATCAGGACATCAAACTTTATGATTGATGAAAATTTTATATTTGAAAATCCAGGGTTTAAAAAAGGTAAATATATTAAAATTGATGTAATAGACAATGGTATTGGAATTTGCAGAGATAATTTAAAAAAAGTTTTCGAGCCATTTTATACTACAAAAGGGACAGAGAAAGGAACTGGTTTGGGGCTTGCTATAGTCTTAGGGGTAACTCAACAAAACAACGCCTTTATCAAAGTTGAAAGTGAAATCAATCGTGGTTCAATTTTCACAGTTTTTTGGCCTGTGTTAAATGAAAAAAGAGTGCAAGTTTTAGAAAGTAGTTCTGTTGTCGATGAGCATAAAATTATAAAAAATAGTGTTGCTACTATTCTGGTTGTAGAGGATGATAAAGAATTAAGAGAGCTAATTGTAAATAGTTTAGGTAAACGAGGATTTACTGTATATGCAACCGAAAATGGTATAGATGCCTTAAAAATTTTGGTAATATTACAAGCTAGTTCTTCCTTCAAAATAGATCTCGCTTTTCTTGATATTGTAATTCCTAAAATGAATGTTATGGATTTGACAGATGAACTTTTAAAAGTCTATCCAAACATTAAATTTTTATACACATCTGGTTACAATCATGCATTTCTAAAGGATACAAATCGTATAAAAGAAGATTTTGAATATATAAAAAAACCGTATAGGATTGAAGATGTAATTTCTGTAATCATTGATAAAATTGAAAATTAA
- a CDS encoding ATP-binding cassette domain-containing protein, whose translation MSNNILEVKDLKVKFPIFAGIFMRRVAEVRAVDGVSFNIKEGETLGLVGESGSGKSTIGKAILNVLKITAPDVEVEGSIKIKKDGKMVELVGMDRKEILPFRKDIQMIFQDPYSSLNPRMTVGNIVKEPMDIHEPTMSNSEKEEKAVWLLEKVGLSGEQINRYPHEFSGGQRQRIGIARSLATNPKLIIADEPVSALDVSIQAQVINLMQDLQQEFNLTFIFIAHDLSVVEHLSNRIAVMYLGNIMEIGDGQDVYRNAKHPYTRSLLSAVPLPDPARKNKQRQILQGDIPSPLRKPSGCGFRTRCPLAKPECAQNVPEFVTVGENHLSACPYSK comes from the coding sequence ATGAGTAACAATATTCTGGAAGTAAAGGACCTTAAAGTTAAATTCCCGATTTTTGCCGGTATCTTTATGAGAAGAGTAGCTGAAGTAAGAGCCGTTGATGGTGTCAGCTTCAATATAAAAGAAGGTGAAACTCTAGGTCTTGTTGGTGAATCCGGAAGTGGAAAATCCACAATAGGTAAAGCAATTCTTAATGTTTTAAAAATTACTGCACCTGATGTTGAGGTCGAAGGTTCAATCAAAATCAAAAAAGATGGGAAAATGGTTGAGCTTGTCGGTATGGATAGAAAAGAAATTCTTCCATTTAGAAAAGATATTCAGATGATTTTTCAAGATCCATACTCATCTTTAAATCCAAGAATGACAGTTGGTAACATTGTTAAAGAGCCTATGGATATTCATGAGCCAACTATGTCAAATTCAGAAAAAGAAGAAAAAGCAGTTTGGCTTCTTGAAAAAGTTGGTCTATCAGGTGAGCAGATTAATAGATATCCTCATGAGTTTTCTGGCGGACAAAGACAAAGGATTGGTATTGCAAGATCTTTAGCAACTAATCCAAAATTGATTATCGCTGATGAACCAGTTTCAGCTCTAGATGTATCTATTCAAGCACAGGTTATCAATCTTATGCAAGATCTACAACAAGAGTTCAATCTTACTTTTATTTTCATTGCTCATGATTTATCAGTAGTTGAACACTTATCAAATAGAATTGCAGTAATGTACCTTGGTAATATAATGGAAATTGGTGATGGTCAAGATGTTTACAGAAATGCTAAACATCCTTATACAAGATCTTTACTTTCAGCAGTTCCTTTACCAGATCCTGCAAGAAAAAACAAACAAAGACAAATTCTACAAGGTGATATTCCGTCACCACTTAGAAAACCTTCTGGATGTGGATTTAGAACAAGATGTCCTCTTGCTAAGCCTGAATGTGCACAGAATGTTCCTGAGTTTGTTACAGTCGGTGAGAATCATCTTTCCGCATGTCCTTATTCTAAATAG
- a CDS encoding transporter substrate-binding domain-containing protein, whose product MRSNALYIAIILVFLQTGISKIIVTNLEPMPPIVIDQSEGIIIKLLEKIIIDKDNSLDVRIVPYSRAKLNLKELKCDLMGMTPYGLEAEDFYTYAQEINFRIETKTDFYCLEKNKDKINDINSLKIGIPHGNDDFASEVLGLPKTNFYPGSLDNLFKMLSAGRIDAIWFERASCFQTITNLKISNIYHKKYPPESIFAGLAVQKNEEGSKLKKSIDEALKSLDLNEIMKDYNKILNEPDEGLIEF is encoded by the coding sequence ATGAGGTCTAATGCGTTGTACATCGCAATAATTTTGGTATTCTTACAAACTGGAATATCTAAAATTATTGTAACAAATTTGGAGCCAATGCCTCCTATTGTTATTGATCAGTCTGAAGGTATAATTATCAAGCTTCTAGAAAAGATAATAATCGATAAGGATAATAGTCTTGACGTAAGAATTGTTCCATACAGCAGAGCTAAACTCAATCTTAAAGAGCTTAAGTGTGATCTTATGGGAATGACTCCTTATGGACTTGAAGCTGAAGATTTCTATACCTATGCTCAGGAAATAAACTTTAGGATTGAGACTAAGACAGATTTTTATTGTTTAGAGAAAAATAAGGACAAGATTAATGATATTAATTCTCTAAAAATCGGAATACCGCACGGTAATGATGATTTTGCTTCCGAAGTACTAGGTTTGCCTAAAACAAATTTTTACCCCGGTTCTTTAGATAATCTGTTTAAGATGCTCTCAGCAGGAAGAATCGACGCTATTTGGTTCGAAAGAGCATCCTGTTTTCAAACTATAACAAATTTGAAAATAAGTAATATTTATCATAAGAAGTATCCTCCAGAAAGTATTTTTGCAGGACTTGCAGTACAAAAAAATGAAGAAGGAAGCAAACTAAAAAAGAGTATTGACGAAGCTTTAAAGTCGTTAGATCTAAATGAAATAATGAAAGATTATAACAAAATTTTAAATGAACCGGACGAGGGTTTGATAGAGTTCTAA
- a CDS encoding MBL fold metallo-hydrolase, whose protein sequence is MRIDILPYNLITYSSNSYLIRGDYNQLSDVNTLIDTGGDSTVLFELRKIYTGVGKRPIEQILLTHCHFDHTGGIKILYDNFKPEVFAYSPQDPKYKKLEDNTVIKAGDSFCRVVHSPFHSSDSVCFFFEKERIIFTGDLQLFHNTNSIDYDENYLRFLQYLISFDLKIIYPGHGAPIKDSINKRLIETLEILS, encoded by the coding sequence ATGAGAATAGACATACTTCCATATAACCTCATTACCTATTCATCTAATTCCTATTTGATCAGGGGTGATTATAATCAACTTTCAGACGTTAATACTCTCATTGATACAGGAGGGGATAGTACTGTGCTTTTTGAACTTAGAAAAATATATACCGGAGTTGGAAAAAGACCAATTGAGCAAATTCTTCTAACACACTGTCATTTCGATCATACGGGGGGTATTAAAATTTTGTATGATAATTTTAAGCCGGAAGTTTTCGCTTATAGCCCGCAAGATCCGAAATATAAAAAGTTAGAGGATAATACAGTAATTAAAGCCGGTGATAGTTTTTGTAGAGTAGTACATTCTCCTTTTCACTCATCTGATTCAGTATGCTTCTTTTTCGAAAAGGAAAGGATTATTTTCACTGGTGATCTCCAGCTTTTTCATAATACCAATAGTATTGATTATGATGAGAATTATCTTCGCTTTTTGCAATATCTTATCTCATTTGATCTTAAGATCATATATCCTGGGCATGGAGCACCCATTAAAGATAGTATAAATAAGAGATTAATTGAAACATTAGAAATCTTAAGCTAA
- a CDS encoding chemotaxis protein CheW has translation MELKNDTIEKKQYFTFVLKNELFCIEVLPIKEIIEYINITRVPMMQTFVKGITNVRGNVIPVIDLNERLGLGRTEIGKKTCIVIVETIKNGQNYDMGILIDSINQVMEMEAKDFENTPDFGSKIEKKFIHKIGKIDDKFIDILNLDAILDIDELSKIIKKN, from the coding sequence ATGGAACTTAAAAACGATACAATAGAAAAAAAACAGTATTTTACTTTTGTATTGAAGAACGAGTTGTTTTGTATTGAAGTTCTTCCAATCAAAGAGATTATAGAATACATAAATATAACTAGAGTTCCAATGATGCAGACATTTGTTAAGGGGATTACAAATGTAAGAGGAAATGTAATTCCAGTAATTGATTTAAATGAAAGACTTGGGCTTGGTCGAACCGAAATTGGTAAAAAAACATGCATAGTTATTGTTGAAACAATTAAGAACGGACAAAATTATGATATGGGTATTTTAATTGATTCTATCAATCAAGTTATGGAGATGGAGGCTAAGGATTTCGAGAATACACCTGATTTTGGTTCTAAAATTGAAAAGAAATTTATACACAAAATTGGTAAAATAGATGATAAATTTATAGATATTTTGAATTTGGATGCAATATTAGATATTGATGAACTTTCGAAAATCATTAAAAAAAATTAA